A region of Paenibacillus sp. 37 DNA encodes the following proteins:
- a CDS encoding amino acid permease, producing MKSQQHRKNDDEKLSWVSLSLFGAGCTLGTGFFLGTSLAIHWAGISVLILLVLAAAGTYFVFGALAQMTAEDPKEGAFRTYAGEAFGPWAGFGSGWMYWFSEMLIMGSSLTALGLFSQFWFPKFPLWTFVAIYAAIGLFIAALGAKGLTKTENILAVIKLAATVAFIAIAGAACLGWLPVKVTPEQLKNEWFPHGGKGVWTGFIYAFFAFAGIEVMGLMAANLKEPKDAVKSGRVMLLSVSTLYVISIALILLLVPSTQLTPDESPLVKAMSTIGLTVVVHILNGILIIAGFSTMVASLYAITSMLVKLAEDGDAPKLFTKTWGKKDMPLQALCCTAAGLVLSTLMALWMPKSLFEYVTTAGSLVLMYTWLLICITYIKKMKPVKWNRIKVWIAMVLIVAAVAGTAMEKASRTGLLASVGLVVFLGIITYVVHKVRGSKPPQSAPSKP from the coding sequence ATGAAAAGTCAGCAACACCGTAAAAACGACGACGAAAAACTAAGTTGGGTCAGCTTATCCCTGTTTGGCGCGGGTTGCACACTGGGAACGGGATTTTTTCTAGGGACCAGTCTGGCGATTCATTGGGCTGGGATATCCGTACTTATATTGTTGGTGCTGGCGGCAGCAGGTACTTACTTTGTATTTGGTGCGCTGGCACAGATGACCGCAGAAGATCCAAAGGAAGGCGCTTTTCGAACGTATGCAGGCGAAGCATTCGGACCTTGGGCTGGTTTTGGTAGTGGATGGATGTACTGGTTCTCTGAAATGCTCATCATGGGCAGCTCATTAACGGCACTTGGGCTGTTCTCTCAATTCTGGTTTCCCAAGTTTCCGCTTTGGACATTTGTTGCGATCTATGCCGCTATAGGTCTCTTCATTGCTGCACTGGGAGCAAAGGGATTAACCAAAACGGAGAATATTCTTGCTGTAATCAAACTTGCTGCAACGGTTGCATTTATAGCTATAGCAGGAGCGGCTTGTCTAGGTTGGCTACCGGTAAAAGTGACACCAGAGCAATTGAAGAATGAGTGGTTCCCGCATGGGGGTAAAGGCGTATGGACCGGTTTCATCTATGCATTCTTTGCTTTTGCCGGGATCGAGGTTATGGGGTTGATGGCAGCTAACCTGAAAGAACCAAAAGATGCAGTGAAATCAGGTCGAGTAATGTTATTATCGGTGAGTACACTCTATGTGATTTCAATTGCGTTGATCCTGTTGCTTGTGCCTTCAACTCAGTTAACTCCAGATGAAAGCCCGCTTGTCAAAGCCATGTCAACCATTGGATTAACCGTTGTGGTCCACATTCTCAACGGAATTCTGATTATAGCCGGATTCTCGACGATGGTGGCTTCGTTATATGCCATTACGTCCATGTTGGTGAAACTCGCAGAAGATGGAGATGCACCAAAGCTGTTCACGAAGACCTGGGGAAAAAAGGACATGCCACTTCAGGCATTGTGCTGTACAGCGGCTGGATTAGTCCTGTCTACCTTGATGGCATTATGGATGCCCAAGAGTTTGTTTGAATATGTGACGACAGCAGGTAGTCTGGTATTAATGTATACATGGCTGCTCATCTGCATCACGTACATTAAAAAAATGAAGCCTGTGAAGTGGAATCGCATCAAAGTGTGGATTGCCATGGTATTAATTGTGGCCGCTGTGGCCGGAACAGCGATGGAAAAAGCCAGCAGAACGGGTCTGCTGGCAAGTGTGGGACTTGTCGTATTTCTTGGGATCATCACGTATGTTGTTCATAAGGTTCGTGGCTCGAAACCACCGCAGTCAGCACCATCCAAACCATAA
- a CDS encoding YqcI/YcgG family protein: MAELYSADEINSLYERLPSWQQDAYSQFADMIADENNTYPCVPGRMGFLSGHLRYGFTCDPRSEQAAEDMADLLRQYGPVSRDTGHYASMVVICDTPTDLKDHTTVEQYQTLFWQMLNRVSSHDTEPWPEHISTDPHDSSWEFCFGGEPYFCFCATPAHELRASRHFPYLMFAFQPRWVFESINDNTPLGRKMKTLIRKRLAAYDAVPAHPSLMWYGQQDNLEWKQYFLPDDEQTPSKCPFMRMKQALGKLTK, translated from the coding sequence TCGCAATTTGCAGATATGATCGCCGATGAAAATAATACGTATCCATGTGTACCTGGACGAATGGGATTTCTGTCCGGACATTTGAGGTATGGCTTTACGTGTGACCCCCGATCTGAACAAGCTGCCGAAGATATGGCGGATCTGCTTAGACAATATGGTCCTGTATCCAGAGACACCGGTCATTACGCTTCCATGGTTGTGATCTGTGATACGCCAACTGATCTGAAAGATCATACAACGGTAGAGCAATATCAGACGTTATTCTGGCAAATGCTTAATCGGGTAAGTTCACACGATACCGAGCCGTGGCCAGAACATATTTCAACCGATCCTCATGATTCATCATGGGAATTTTGCTTTGGCGGAGAGCCTTACTTTTGTTTCTGTGCAACTCCTGCACATGAACTCCGAGCCAGCCGGCATTTTCCTTATCTCATGTTTGCTTTTCAACCACGGTGGGTATTCGAATCCATTAATGACAATACCCCTCTTGGCCGTAAAATGAAAACCTTGATTCGCAAACGTCTCGCTGCGTATGATGCTGTACCTGCTCACCCTTCGCTGATGTGGTATGGTCAGCAAGATAATCTGGAATGGAAACAGTATTTCTTGCCTGATGATGAGCAGACACCCTCCAAATGTCCATTCATGCGGATGAAGCAAGCCCTAGGCAAGTTGACGAAATAA